In the genome of Negativicutes bacterium, one region contains:
- a CDS encoding transposase family protein produces the protein MGSRRGPAIACPKCGAQTKRFGYETRERVWRHGDVMFYPCLVHCRRPKMLCPHCGGVRVNAPFERRNSRKR, from the coding sequence TTGGGATCCAGAAGGGGGCCGGCCATTGCCTGCCCCAAATGCGGCGCGCAAACCAAACGATTCGGTTATGAGACCAGGGAGCGTGTGTGGCGGCATGGGGACGTGATGTTCTATCCGTGCCTGGTACATTGCCGCCGACCAAAAATGCTGTGCCCACACTGCGGAGGCGTCCGGGTCAACGCACCGTTTGAACGGAGAAACAGCCGGAAAAGGTGA
- a CDS encoding DUF3427 domain-containing protein, producing the protein MLKPGLYEQVINTMIGSELAVVQDARKAVAPIDKAEASRILAQYLSDVVQRGLENLLDNGGDLAAQVALSNRIVNLIEQETKEANFAVFSVDERAEQLLALLGENDPSLMLGKTASDMNRPLTSIAQSSLFTGAAHEPQMFSELKKEILSANRIDLLVSFIKWSGLRLILEELREFTQHGGDLRVITTSYLGATDLKAIEELAGLPRTEIKISYDTKRTRLHAKTYAFYRDTGFSTAYVGSSNLSNSAISSGLEWNIKLTAKDLPETIQKIRATFDSYWNSSEFELYKQDEHERLREALKAEQRPGFDAGRSFVFDIHPYPFQQEILDQLCAEREVRHHYHNLVVAATGTGKTVISAFDYRRFCRDHIGQANRLLFVAHREEILKQSRDTFQGVLKDQNFGELFVGSYQPEGIDHLFVSIQTLNSQAFCENLPEDYYDFIIVDEFHHAAAPTYQKLLSHFKPKILLGLTATPERLDGKSILDYFNGRIAAEIRLPEAIDRKLLCPFQYFGITDTVDLSELRWVRGGYDKAELSNLYSLHRVVAERRADNILQSLEKYVTDLHDLKGLGFCVSVEHAKFMADFFNKNGLPSLSLVSQSADEERKTARKRLRSGEIRFIFVVDLYNEGVDIPEVNTVLFLRPTESLTIFLQQLGRGLRLAEQKECLTVLDFIGQANKKYNFEEKFAALLTNSNHSVQYELKNGFLSAPKGCYIQLEKKAAAYILENIKSSFSTKSGLISKLTSFAEDSGLPLNLANFIGYYHLDSRTIYARYSFSRLCVLAGVQENFVEAIEDRLTKAFGRIATIDSRRWISFLLDILPRLNQVDFAKLTQPEERMLQMFYITVWQKAADNWNSDEVFRNLSSLAGSPVLLAELMTLLQYNYDHIDFIDEPLHLGFACPLDLHCSYTRDQLLVAMDYRLPSTIREGVKWLPEKQIDLLFITLNKSDKDYSPSTMYNDYSVNESLFHWQSQSTTSDSSPTGQRYLHHRERGSKVLLFVREYKTDMFGTAPYTLLGLAHYLQHYGSRPMNITWQLERPIPAKYLKKTNQLIV; encoded by the coding sequence ATGTTGAAGCCCGGCCTATATGAACAAGTCATTAATACAATGATCGGCAGCGAGCTTGCCGTTGTTCAGGACGCCCGTAAGGCTGTTGCGCCGATTGACAAGGCGGAAGCCTCCAGGATACTGGCACAATATCTCTCCGATGTGGTGCAGCGGGGGCTGGAAAATCTATTGGACAATGGCGGAGATCTGGCGGCGCAGGTTGCTCTTTCCAACCGAATTGTCAACCTGATTGAACAGGAGACAAAGGAAGCAAACTTTGCCGTTTTCTCTGTGGATGAACGCGCAGAGCAGCTTCTTGCCCTCTTGGGAGAGAATGATCCCAGTCTGATGTTGGGCAAAACAGCAAGTGATATGAACCGGCCGCTAACCTCCATCGCCCAAAGCAGCCTGTTTACCGGTGCAGCACATGAACCTCAAATGTTTTCCGAGCTGAAAAAAGAGATACTCTCAGCCAATCGGATCGATTTGTTGGTATCTTTCATAAAGTGGAGTGGTCTGCGGTTGATTCTGGAGGAACTGCGTGAGTTTACTCAGCACGGTGGTGATCTTCGCGTCATCACCACCTCCTATCTGGGTGCAACCGATCTGAAAGCCATAGAGGAACTGGCCGGGCTGCCGCGCACGGAAATCAAGATCTCCTATGACACCAAAAGAACCCGACTTCATGCAAAAACCTATGCGTTTTACCGCGATACCGGCTTCAGCACAGCTTATGTAGGTTCCTCGAATCTGTCCAACAGTGCCATTTCCAGTGGCCTTGAGTGGAACATTAAGCTAACAGCCAAAGATTTACCGGAAACCATTCAGAAGATCAGAGCTACTTTTGACAGTTACTGGAATTCCAGTGAATTTGAATTATACAAGCAAGACGAACACGAACGCTTGCGAGAGGCGTTGAAAGCAGAACAGCGCCCCGGTTTTGATGCCGGCCGCTCTTTCGTCTTTGACATTCATCCCTATCCCTTTCAGCAAGAGATTCTGGATCAGCTCTGCGCGGAGCGTGAGGTAAGGCATCATTATCATAATCTCGTGGTGGCGGCAACAGGCACAGGCAAGACCGTAATCTCCGCGTTTGATTATCGCCGCTTCTGTCGCGATCACATCGGTCAAGCGAACCGGCTGCTTTTTGTGGCTCATCGGGAAGAAATTTTGAAACAGAGCCGCGACACCTTTCAGGGTGTACTGAAGGACCAAAATTTCGGCGAATTGTTCGTCGGCAGCTATCAGCCGGAGGGAATTGATCACCTCTTTGTTTCGATCCAGACCCTGAATTCTCAGGCATTCTGCGAAAACCTGCCTGAGGATTACTATGACTTCATCATTGTGGATGAGTTCCACCACGCCGCCGCACCAACCTATCAGAAATTGCTGAGTCACTTCAAACCGAAAATATTGTTGGGCTTGACCGCAACACCGGAACGCCTGGACGGTAAAAGTATTCTGGACTATTTCAACGGCCGGATTGCAGCAGAAATCCGTCTGCCGGAAGCCATTGACCGGAAGCTATTGTGCCCATTTCAATATTTTGGCATAACAGATACCGTCGATCTGAGTGAGCTGCGCTGGGTGCGCGGCGGCTACGATAAGGCGGAACTGAGCAACCTCTACTCCCTGCATCGCGTTGTGGCAGAACGGCGCGCGGACAACATCCTGCAATCCCTGGAAAAGTACGTGACGGATCTGCATGACCTGAAAGGTTTGGGTTTCTGTGTATCGGTGGAGCACGCCAAATTCATGGCGGATTTCTTCAATAAAAACGGGTTGCCCTCCCTCTCACTGGTGAGTCAGTCGGCTGATGAAGAACGCAAGACAGCCAGAAAACGGTTGCGATCCGGAGAAATCCGTTTCATTTTCGTGGTTGATCTCTACAACGAAGGAGTGGATATCCCGGAAGTCAACACCGTGTTGTTCTTGCGCCCAACCGAATCGCTGACCATCTTTTTGCAGCAGCTCGGCCGCGGTTTGCGTCTAGCCGAACAGAAGGAATGCCTGACCGTGCTGGATTTCATCGGTCAGGCAAACAAAAAGTATAACTTTGAAGAAAAATTCGCAGCACTGCTGACCAATTCAAACCATAGTGTGCAATACGAATTGAAAAATGGCTTTCTGTCCGCGCCAAAGGGCTGCTACATCCAATTGGAGAAAAAGGCGGCAGCCTATATTCTGGAAAATATAAAGAGTTCCTTCAGCACAAAGTCCGGGCTGATCAGCAAACTTACCAGCTTTGCAGAGGACAGCGGTCTGCCCCTGAATCTGGCAAATTTCATAGGCTACTACCATTTGGATAGCCGCACGATCTACGCACGATACAGCTTTAGCCGCCTTTGCGTTCTGGCCGGAGTCCAAGAAAACTTTGTCGAAGCAATCGAGGACCGCTTGACAAAAGCGTTCGGCCGTATCGCGACCATTGATTCGCGCAGGTGGATCTCCTTTTTGCTGGATATCTTACCGCGGTTGAATCAGGTGGATTTTGCTAAACTGACACAGCCGGAAGAGCGCATGCTGCAAATGTTCTATATTACGGTTTGGCAAAAGGCCGCGGACAATTGGAACAGTGACGAAGTATTCAGGAATCTCAGCTCGCTTGCCGGCAGCCCGGTATTGCTTGCGGAACTAATGACGCTGTTACAGTATAACTACGACCACATCGATTTCATCGATGAACCTTTGCATCTGGGTTTTGCCTGCCCCCTGGATCTGCACTGCTCCTACACCCGTGATCAGCTGCTGGTTGCCATGGATTACAGGCTGCCCTCAACGATACGTGAAGGAGTCAAATGGCTGCCGGAAAAACAGATCGATCTGCTCTTCATAACACTGAACAAATCAGATAAGGATTATTCCCCCTCGACGATGTACAACGACTATTCTGTCAATGAAAGTTTATTTCATTGGCAAAGTCAGAGCACAACCTCAGACAGTTCCCCCACCGGTCAGCGCTATCTCCATCACCGCGAGCGCGGCAGTAAAGTGCTGTTGTTCGTTCGCGAATACAAAACGGATATGTTTGGCACAGCACCCTATACCTTGCTCGGCCTTGCTCATTATCTGCAGCACTATGGCAGTCGGCCCATGAATATCACCTGGCAGCTGGAGCGTCCGATCCCGGCAAAGTATCTTAAGAAGACGAATCAATTAATCGTTTGA